The following coding sequences lie in one Myxococcus xanthus genomic window:
- a CDS encoding PAS domain S-box protein — translation MPSSLEFVSGISLVPSDSPARELLAAAAARAGLRVVDGLEEASLALVDLTAPGGLAAGQSLVDAALAAHLTLVVLVAPGESHFAEAQSLEPADVLTAPVAMHELAWRLQCAAERHVEREEQARSQEDLALLLELTADYAETSDVEALLHGVTRRLAEKLDIARATLVMLGRSADEGIIVAASDDPTLKDLRIDLSRYPEIREVMRTGKPVVMQEASTHPLLGDVERRAVAARGIHAIAALPLPIRGQVRGVLLLRAAGRRRTFTPREIDFLTTVAHATAVALRNASVLQSVRGQTEAEKTARLAAEEQAASFKPYQLFFAHVSEGVAILDDKACVLSLNPSGAAMLDVDAPDARGRHLHQVTQPVDENVLMELVTTAARGEARSGADVQVCTRTGRRLTLSMSAAPLRDEEAATILSFRDVTDARRLEDELLQTKDFLERLIDSSVDAIIATDLKGRIILFNKGAEALCGYTAQEALGGGLTVHQLYPPGVAKRVMAMIRAPEHGGKGRLSLIREELVHRSGERVPVNMTASIVYEGGREVFSVGIFTDMRARMQLERKLSDVETRLEESEKSAVIVALAGTAAHELNQPLTSVMGYAELLKRKLKEDDFAWKPVDIIYREAERMAEIVRKIGKITRYETKSYMGAQQILDLDKATSHED, via the coding sequence GTGCCGTCCTCGCTGGAATTCGTATCAGGCATCTCCCTGGTGCCCTCGGACTCACCCGCGCGGGAGCTGCTGGCCGCGGCCGCCGCTCGTGCGGGTCTACGGGTGGTGGACGGTCTCGAAGAGGCCTCCCTGGCGCTGGTGGACCTCACCGCGCCGGGAGGGCTCGCCGCGGGGCAGTCCCTGGTGGACGCCGCCCTCGCCGCCCACCTCACGTTGGTGGTGCTGGTGGCACCGGGCGAAAGCCACTTCGCCGAGGCGCAGTCCCTCGAACCGGCGGACGTCCTCACCGCGCCGGTGGCCATGCACGAGCTGGCCTGGCGGCTCCAGTGCGCCGCCGAGCGCCACGTGGAGCGCGAGGAACAGGCGCGCAGCCAGGAGGACCTAGCGCTCCTGCTGGAACTGACGGCGGACTACGCGGAGACGTCGGACGTGGAGGCGCTGCTGCACGGCGTCACCCGGCGGCTGGCGGAGAAGCTGGACATCGCGCGCGCCACGCTGGTGATGCTGGGGCGCAGCGCGGATGAGGGCATCATCGTCGCCGCCAGCGACGACCCCACGCTCAAGGACCTGCGCATCGACCTGTCGCGCTACCCCGAGATTCGCGAGGTGATGCGAACGGGCAAGCCGGTGGTGATGCAGGAGGCCTCCACCCACCCGCTGCTGGGGGACGTGGAGCGGCGCGCGGTGGCCGCCCGGGGCATCCACGCCATCGCCGCGCTGCCGCTGCCCATCCGCGGGCAGGTGCGCGGCGTGCTGCTGCTGCGCGCGGCGGGGCGGCGGCGCACCTTCACGCCGCGGGAAATCGACTTCCTCACCACCGTGGCGCACGCCACCGCGGTGGCCCTGCGCAACGCGTCCGTGCTCCAGTCCGTGCGCGGGCAGACGGAGGCGGAGAAGACGGCCCGCCTGGCCGCGGAGGAGCAGGCGGCCTCGTTCAAGCCGTACCAGCTCTTCTTCGCGCACGTCAGTGAAGGCGTGGCCATCCTCGACGACAAGGCCTGCGTGCTGTCGCTGAATCCGTCCGGCGCGGCCATGCTGGACGTGGATGCTCCGGACGCGCGGGGCCGCCACCTGCACCAGGTGACTCAGCCGGTGGATGAGAACGTGCTGATGGAGCTGGTGACCACCGCCGCGCGCGGCGAGGCCCGCTCCGGCGCGGACGTGCAGGTGTGCACCCGCACGGGTCGCCGCCTGACGCTGTCCATGTCCGCGGCGCCGCTGCGCGACGAGGAGGCGGCCACCATCCTCTCCTTCCGCGACGTCACGGACGCGCGAAGGCTGGAGGACGAGCTGCTCCAGACGAAGGACTTCCTGGAGCGGCTCATCGACTCGTCGGTGGACGCCATCATCGCGACCGACTTGAAGGGGCGCATCATCCTCTTCAACAAGGGCGCGGAGGCGCTGTGCGGTTACACCGCGCAGGAGGCCCTGGGCGGCGGCCTCACCGTGCACCAGCTCTATCCGCCTGGCGTGGCGAAGCGGGTGATGGCCATGATTCGGGCGCCCGAGCACGGCGGCAAGGGCCGGCTGTCCCTCATCCGGGAGGAGCTGGTGCACCGCTCCGGTGAGCGGGTGCCGGTGAACATGACGGCCTCCATCGTCTACGAAGGGGGCCGTGAGGTGTTCAGCGTGGGCATCTTCACGGACATGCGCGCGCGCATGCAGTTGGAGCGCAAGCTGTCCGACGTGGAGACGCGGCTGGAGGAGAGCGAGAAGAGCGCGGTCATCGTCGCGCTCGCTGGCACCGCCGCGCACGAGCTGAACCAGCCGCTCACCTCGGTGATGGGCTACGCCGAGCTGCTGAAGCGGAAGCTGAAGGAAGACGACTTCGCCTGGAAGCCGGTGGACATCATCTACCGCGAGGCGGAGCGCATGGCGGAAATCGTCCGGAAGATTGGAAAGATTACCCGCTACGAGACGAAGTCCTACATGGGGGCGCAACAGATTCTCGACCTGGACAAGGCCACCTCCCATGAAGACTGA